From Camelina sativa cultivar DH55 chromosome 5, Cs, whole genome shotgun sequence:
CCGAGTTCGCTCACCACCAGACCGGAATTGCTCGAATCAACAACGGTAGCTTCGGCTGCTGTCCTGGATCCGTTCTCGAGGCGCAGCGTGAGTGGCAGCTTCGGTTTCTCCGTCAGCCTGACGAGTTCTACTTCGACGGTCTCCGTCGTGGACTCCTCGCTTCTCGAACTGTGATTAGTGACCTAATCAACGCCGATGACGTTGACGAGGTCTCGCTCGTTGATAACGCCACCACCGCCGCTGCTATTGTTCTTCAGAAAGTGGGGAGGTGTTTCTCCCAAGGGACGTACAAGAAGGATGACACCGTAGTCATGTTTCACTGTGCGTTTCAGAGTGTGAAGAAGTCGATTCAGGCTTACGTCTCTCGTGTGGGAGGCTCTACTGTTGAGGTTAGGTTACCTTTCCCTGTGAATTCGAATGAAGAGATTATCTCGGTGTTTAGACAAGGATTAGAGAAAGGTAGAGCGAATGGTAGAACGATTAGGTTAGCTATCATTGACCATATAACGTCAATGCCGTGTGTTTTGATGCCGGTACGAGAATTGGTTCAAATCTGCAGAGAAGAAGGTGTGGAGCAGGTTTTTGTTGATGCTGCTCATGCCATTGGTAGTGTTAAAGTTGATGTTAAAGATATCGGAGCTGATTACTATGTGAGTAACCTCCATAAATGGTTCTTTTGCCCTCCGTCTATCGCGTTTTTCTATTGTAAGAAACGTAGTTCTGAGTCTGATGTACATCACCCTGTGGTGTCTCATGAGTTTGGAAATGGTTTGCCTATAGAGAGTGCTTGGATTGGGACTAGGGATTACAGTTCACAGCTTTTGGTTCCTTCTGTGATGGAGTTTGTAAACAGATTTGAGGGAGGGATCGAAGGGATAATGATTAGGAACCATGATGAGGCTGTTAGAATGGGTTTGATGCTTGCTAATGCCTGGGGAACAAATCTCGGGTCACCTCCTGATATGTGTGTTGGGATGGTTATGATCGGTTTACCTTCAAAACTCTGTGTTGAAAGTGATGAAGATGCTACCAATTTGCGGTCATATCTGCGGGTGCATTACTCAGTCGAGGTTCCTGTTTATTTTCTCGGATTGAGGGATGGTGAGGAAGGAGTGAAAGACAAAGAGAGTGGACTAATTACTGCGTATGTTCGGATTTCTCATCAGGTTTATAACAAACAAGAGGAttatgagagattgagagatgcAATAACAGAGCTGGTCAAGGATCAGATAACTTGTCAAAACCTACCCGCAGTGTAGTAGTAATCAGGTATGTTTCAAATTTTACAATCTTGCTTATCTTCTAAGAGTAGATTCTAAACATAAGAGCTTCTTACCTTTTGGCCTTGTATCTAGCAAACAACTTTAGCTCTGTTTCCATGTTCTAGGTGATACTTGCTTGATTGTATATGAATCAAACCCATTTAAGGGGATTATTGCATTCTTCTAATCAGAGATGTTGGTTTGGTGgcagatatatatatgtggataaTCCACAAGAGCCTCGTTCTGACTCTTTCATAGATCAAACACATGAATCCGGTGTAACAATAAGGCGTTGGAAGAGCCACGGGCAAAGAATCCGGATGTAACTTTATTAATGAGCTTGTGGAGGAGCGGCTTGCAATGGAAGATGCTAATA
This genomic window contains:
- the LOC104788528 gene encoding L-cysteine desulfhydrase-like — translated: MEADERRNGDPSNHNHRAPKKPRLAGLITESDIRSEFAHHQTGIARINNGSFGCCPGSVLEAQREWQLRFLRQPDEFYFDGLRRGLLASRTVISDLINADDVDEVSLVDNATTAAAIVLQKVGRCFSQGTYKKDDTVVMFHCAFQSVKKSIQAYVSRVGGSTVEVRLPFPVNSNEEIISVFRQGLEKGRANGRTIRLAIIDHITSMPCVLMPVRELVQICREEGVEQVFVDAAHAIGSVKVDVKDIGADYYVSNLHKWFFCPPSIAFFYCKKRSSESDVHHPVVSHEFGNGLPIESAWIGTRDYSSQLLVPSVMEFVNRFEGGIEGIMIRNHDEAVRMGLMLANAWGTNLGSPPDMCVGMVMIGLPSKLCVESDEDATNLRSYLRVHYSVEVPVYFLGLRDGEEGVKDKESGLITAYVRISHQVYNKQEDYERLRDAITELVKDQITCQNLPAV